The sequence AAGGCTGTCGTGTTCGCACTGGGCGCGACTGCCGACGGGGAGCAAGCTTACCGCCCCGGCGAAACAGAGCTTGACTTCCCATCGTACGGATGGTACAAGACGTACGTTACGTAAGGATAGGAGCATTTGCCGTGACCCGACTACCGATTACCGAAGCGCGCGATCACCTGGCCGACCTGGGCAACCGCGTCGCCCTGCGCGGCGAGCGCATCGTTGTTGAGCGCCGGGGCAGGAGCCTCTTCGCCCTGGTGCCCATGGAAGACGTGGACCTCCTGGAGCGGATGGAAGACGAGTGGGACCTTGAAGCCGTCCGCGAGCGGCTGAACGAGCCTGCGCGCCCCTTCGCCAGGGTCAAGAAGGAACTCGGCCTGTAGATGGCCTACCGCGTCGAGATCAAGGCTTCCGCCATCAAGGAGATTGCGGCGCTGCCCAAACGCGAGCGACGCCGCGTCATTTCCGCCATTGAAGCCCTG comes from Candidatus Brocadiaceae bacterium and encodes:
- a CDS encoding type II toxin-antitoxin system Phd/YefM family antitoxin encodes the protein MVQDVRYVRIGAFAVTRLPITEARDHLADLGNRVALRGERIVVERRGRSLFALVPMEDVDLLERMEDEWDLEAVRERLNEPARPFARVKKELGL